One Panicum virgatum strain AP13 chromosome 9K, P.virgatum_v5, whole genome shotgun sequence genomic region harbors:
- the LOC120651298 gene encoding uncharacterized protein LOC120651298 isoform X2, whose product MVMSGVTSQNMNLIWWCDFLNLNLMMVVSCMWYSRSNILEACSTCFPHAGAPKMAHIFRMDENTHAASLPDVWTPLIRFFNLQLRGRPPRRVPALPRRPLPRRIDTAAADDTGGGVSTVCLRVFFGGSLPAPPCRGRRGFRGRGRSCMRRSREGTAGR is encoded by the exons ATGGTGATGAGTG GTGTGACTTCCCAGAACATGAACCTGATATGGTGGTGTGACTTCCTCAACCTGAACCTGATGATGGTTGTCTCTTGCATGT GGTATTCTAGATCCAACATTCTTGAAGCCTGTTCAACCTGTTTTCCACATGCTGGTGCACCAAAAATG GCCCATATATTTCGTATGGACGAGAACACCCATGCTGCTTCACTCCCTGACGTGTGGACCCCACTCATAAGGTTCTTCAACCTCCAGCTCCGAGGCCGCCCTCCGCGTCGCGTTCCCGCGCTCCCTCGCCGACCGCTTCCTCGTCGCATCGACACTGCGGCCGCCGACgacaccggcggcggcgtcagcaCTGTCTGCCTCCGCGTGTTCTTTGGCGGGTCGTTACCAGCTCCACCTTGCCGCGGACGCCGGGGATTCCGCGGCCGTGGGCGCAGCTGCATGCGGCGGTCGCGAGAGGGGACTGCGGGGAGGTGA
- the LOC120651298 gene encoding uncharacterized protein LOC120651298 isoform X1: MVMSGVTWLSLAGVTSQNMNLIWWCDFLNLNLMMVVSCMWYSRSNILEACSTCFPHAGAPKMAHIFRMDENTHAASLPDVWTPLIRFFNLQLRGRPPRRVPALPRRPLPRRIDTAAADDTGGGVSTVCLRVFFGGSLPAPPCRGRRGFRGRGRSCMRRSREGTAGR; the protein is encoded by the exons ATGGTGATGAGTG GTGTGACTTGGCTGTCTCTTGCAGGTGTGACTTCCCAGAACATGAACCTGATATGGTGGTGTGACTTCCTCAACCTGAACCTGATGATGGTTGTCTCTTGCATGT GGTATTCTAGATCCAACATTCTTGAAGCCTGTTCAACCTGTTTTCCACATGCTGGTGCACCAAAAATG GCCCATATATTTCGTATGGACGAGAACACCCATGCTGCTTCACTCCCTGACGTGTGGACCCCACTCATAAGGTTCTTCAACCTCCAGCTCCGAGGCCGCCCTCCGCGTCGCGTTCCCGCGCTCCCTCGCCGACCGCTTCCTCGTCGCATCGACACTGCGGCCGCCGACgacaccggcggcggcgtcagcaCTGTCTGCCTCCGCGTGTTCTTTGGCGGGTCGTTACCAGCTCCACCTTGCCGCGGACGCCGGGGATTCCGCGGCCGTGGGCGCAGCTGCATGCGGCGGTCGCGAGAGGGGACTGCGGGGAGGTGA
- the LOC120651299 gene encoding uncharacterized protein LOC120651299: MRWGAAAAAVSAAATAAASAACPSTTVQQGSPPAREEGAAGRRRRSGAAAAADERFAPRFDGLRFIETLVTAHR, from the exons ATGAGgtggggcgccgccgctgctgccgtgtccgccgcggccaccgccgccgcgtccgccgcgtGCCCCTCCACCACG GTGCAGCAGGGGtccccgccggcgagggaggagggcgccgccggaaggaggcggcggagcggcgccgcggcggcggcggacgagagGTTCGCGCCGCGGTTCGACGGGCTGCGCTTCATCGAGACCCTCGTCACGGCGCACCGCTGA